One segment of Trichlorobacter ammonificans DNA contains the following:
- a CDS encoding uracil-DNA glycosylase produces the protein MTTGSVDDLSLSALYASLREYLQELAETGVEGIPAQEPAETTPHREPAVAAASAGTATTLDEVRQQLGDCQRCGLAAGRTTLVFGSGNPQAELVFVGEAPGADEDRQGQPFVGEAGQILTRIITAMGLTRDDVYICNVLKCRPPGNRNPQQAEIDLCAPFLLEQLRVIRPKALVALGTFAAQTLLDSKEPISRLRGRFHDFHGIPLMPTFHPSFLLRNRTDKQRYWEVWEDMVQVLKLLGLPIPEKQSGSGTR, from the coding sequence ATGACAACAGGATCGGTGGACGACCTTTCCCTGTCCGCCCTGTATGCTTCACTGCGGGAATACCTGCAGGAGCTGGCTGAAACCGGCGTGGAAGGGATTCCGGCGCAGGAGCCCGCAGAAACTACACCGCACCGCGAACCTGCCGTTGCTGCGGCAAGCGCTGGGACGGCCACCACCCTGGATGAGGTACGGCAACAGCTGGGGGACTGTCAACGCTGCGGTCTGGCCGCCGGCCGCACCACCTTGGTGTTCGGCAGCGGCAATCCCCAGGCAGAACTGGTGTTTGTCGGCGAAGCTCCCGGTGCGGACGAGGACCGCCAGGGGCAGCCCTTTGTCGGCGAAGCAGGCCAGATTCTGACCAGGATCATCACCGCCATGGGACTTACCCGCGACGATGTCTATATCTGCAATGTGCTGAAATGCCGTCCCCCCGGAAACCGCAACCCGCAGCAGGCGGAGATCGATCTCTGCGCTCCCTTCCTGCTGGAGCAGCTGCGGGTAATCAGACCCAAGGCGCTGGTGGCGCTGGGCACCTTTGCCGCCCAGACCCTGCTGGACAGCAAGGAGCCGATCTCCCGCCTGCGGGGACGCTTCCATGATTTCCACGGCATCCCGCTGATGCCCACCTTCCACCCCTCCTTCCTGCTGCGCAACCGTACCGACAAGCAGCGGTACTGGGAGGTCTGGGAGGACATGGTGCAGGTATTGAAACTGCTGGGACTGCCGATTCCGGAGAAGCAGAGCGGGAGCGGTACCAGATAA
- a CDS encoding energy-coupling factor ABC transporter ATP-binding protein — translation MSHHLVEVRQLQHRYPDGSFGINAVSFRIEHGEAVAIIGANGAGKSTLLQHLNGTLVATAGQVRIGDGLLTPATLSQVRRSVGMVFQNPDDQLFMATVGEDVAFGPLNLGLSGEELEARVVAALGQVDARHLRHKAPYHLSGGEKKRAAIATVLAMMPDVLVMDEPTGGLDPFSRRQVMHLLAGFSHTRIVASHDLDMVLELFPRTIILCNGEVAADGPTRDIFRDRELLARCRLEQPLAMQGCPVCRGGC, via the coding sequence ATGAGTCATCACCTCGTTGAGGTCCGGCAGTTGCAGCACCGCTACCCGGACGGCAGCTTTGGCATCAACGCCGTCTCCTTCCGGATCGAACATGGCGAGGCGGTGGCAATCATCGGTGCCAACGGTGCCGGCAAGTCCACGCTGCTGCAGCATTTGAACGGCACCCTGGTTGCCACGGCAGGCCAGGTGCGGATCGGTGACGGCCTTCTTACTCCCGCCACGCTGTCCCAGGTACGGCGCAGCGTGGGGATGGTGTTTCAGAACCCGGACGATCAGCTGTTCATGGCAACGGTTGGCGAGGACGTGGCCTTCGGCCCGCTGAACCTGGGGCTGTCCGGCGAGGAGCTGGAGGCGCGGGTTGTTGCCGCCCTTGGGCAGGTGGATGCCCGGCATCTGCGCCACAAGGCCCCGTACCACCTGTCCGGCGGCGAAAAGAAGCGGGCGGCCATTGCCACGGTGCTGGCCATGATGCCGGACGTCCTGGTGATGGACGAGCCCACCGGCGGTCTTGATCCGTTCTCCCGGCGTCAGGTCATGCACCTTCTGGCCGGCTTCAGCCATACCCGGATCGTTGCCAGCCACGACCTGGACATGGTGCTGGAACTTTTTCCCCGAACCATTATACTGTGCAACGGCGAGGTGGCGGCCGACGGTCCCACCCGCGACATCTTCCGCGACCGGGAGCTGCTGGCCCGCTGCCGGCTGGAGCAGCCGCTGGCCATGCAGGGGTGCCCGGTCTGCCGGGGAGGTTGCTGA
- a CDS encoding single-stranded DNA-binding protein, which produces MASLNKVMLIGNLGKDPEVRYTTSGQAVASFNLATSERYKNKQSGEWEEKTEWHRVTLWGKLAEIAGEYLAKGKTVYIEGRLQTRKWTDRDGNDRYTTEIVGDRMQMLGGRNEGSAGGGRRGDAGGVADTAVSYDEPPFQDDDIPF; this is translated from the coding sequence ATGGCCAGTCTCAATAAAGTCATGCTGATCGGCAACCTGGGTAAGGATCCCGAGGTGCGCTATACCACGTCGGGGCAGGCGGTTGCCTCGTTCAACCTTGCCACCAGCGAACGCTACAAGAACAAGCAGAGCGGCGAGTGGGAGGAAAAGACCGAGTGGCACCGGGTAACGCTCTGGGGAAAGCTTGCCGAAATCGCCGGTGAATACCTTGCCAAGGGGAAGACCGTCTACATTGAAGGCCGTCTGCAGACCCGCAAATGGACTGATCGCGACGGTAACGACCGTTATACCACGGAAATTGTCGGTGACCGGATGCAGATGCTGGGCGGCAGGAATGAGGGCTCCGCAGGGGGAGGCCGTCGCGGTGACGCGGGCGGGGTCGCTGATACCGCGGTCAGTTACGATGAGCCGCCGTTCCAGGATGATGATATTCCGTTCTAG
- the cbiQ gene encoding cobalt ECF transporter T component CbiQ: MRSVEGTLFDFRQLERLAEGSSPLHRLDARAKIVVTLLFIVCVVSLGRYEVAALFPFCIFPALMIAAAGLPPAQLIPRILLVLPVVLVVGIFNPLLDRQILATVGPLAVSGGWLSFVSLVLRSLLTVAAALILVSLTGFPALCRGLVQLGMPRLFAAQLLFLYRYLFVLADEGLRLRRARDQRSFGSRGRGIASFGPLVGHLLLRSWERAERVYRAMAARGFTGEFPVATPSRCTRTDLLFLGGWSLVLLTIRFGEPARLLGELLVGGGP, from the coding sequence ATGCGCTCCGTTGAAGGAACGCTCTTCGACTTTCGGCAGTTGGAACGGCTGGCGGAGGGGAGCAGTCCGCTGCACCGCCTGGATGCCCGGGCGAAAATCGTCGTGACCCTGCTGTTCATCGTCTGTGTGGTGTCGCTGGGGCGGTATGAGGTGGCGGCACTGTTTCCGTTCTGCATCTTTCCCGCTCTTATGATCGCTGCTGCCGGGCTGCCGCCGGCACAGCTCATCCCCCGGATACTGCTGGTGCTTCCGGTGGTGCTGGTGGTGGGGATATTCAACCCGCTGCTGGACCGGCAGATACTGGCCACGGTCGGTCCGCTGGCCGTCAGCGGCGGCTGGCTTTCCTTCGTTTCCCTGGTACTCCGTTCCCTGCTTACGGTTGCCGCAGCCCTGATCCTGGTCAGCCTCACCGGGTTTCCGGCTCTCTGCCGGGGACTGGTGCAGTTGGGGATGCCGCGGCTGTTTGCGGCCCAACTGCTCTTCCTCTACCGGTACCTGTTCGTACTGGCAGACGAGGGGCTACGGTTGCGCCGGGCTCGGGACCAGCGCTCCTTCGGCAGTCGCGGCAGGGGGATCGCCTCCTTTGGGCCGTTGGTGGGGCACCTGCTGCTGCGCAGTTGGGAGCGGGCCGAGCGGGTTTACCGGGCCATGGCGGCCCGCGGCTTCACCGGGGAGTTTCCGGTGGCGACACCGTCCCGTTGTACCCGCACGGATCTGCTCTTTTTGGGGGGATGGAGCCTGGTGCTGCTGACGATCCGGTTCGGGGAGCCGGCCCGGTTGCTGGGGGAACTGCTGGTGGGAGGAGGGCCATGA
- a CDS encoding ATP-binding cassette domain-containing protein translates to MALLTLRDITLAFGGPPLFDGITLQIEEGDRLCLMGRNGSGKSTLLKLINGELPLEGGELLRRQGLRVALVSQEIPPDLSGRVIDLLLESSGGADGEAWQREQEAERVLNRLHLDGESRFESLSGGTKRRVLLARALVSSPDILLLDEPTNHLDIETIVWLEEFLVKQIPTCLFVTHDRAFARRLANRVAELDRGRIYAFNCGYDQFVERREALLEAEITRQALFDKKLAREEAWIRQGIKARRTRNEGRVRALKALREEHRRRRERQGTARIQLQEAERSGRLVIEAENVGFSYGGRPVIRDCSTAIMRGDKVGIIGPNGSGKTTLLRLLLGELAPQQGSVRQGTRLEILYMDQLREQLDPNKSVAENVGEGNDTLVINGSSRHIIGYLQDFLFSPERARSPVAILSGGERNRLLLAKLFTRPGNLLVLDEPTNDLDAETLELLEDLLVAYSGTLLLVSHDREFLNNVVGSTLSIEADATVRETVGGYDDWLRERESATAGDGPAKPAAEKAKTPKERPRKLSFKEERELEALPDRIAALEEEQERIHGILADPEFYRSAGAEVAALNSRLAELETELLTAYGRWEELEALR, encoded by the coding sequence ATGGCCTTACTGACGCTGCGCGACATAACGCTTGCTTTTGGCGGTCCGCCGCTCTTCGACGGCATCACCCTGCAGATCGAGGAGGGGGACCGTCTCTGTCTGATGGGGCGGAACGGCAGCGGCAAATCGACCCTGCTGAAACTGATCAACGGTGAACTGCCGCTGGAAGGGGGGGAGCTGCTCCGTCGCCAGGGGCTGCGGGTGGCACTGGTTTCCCAGGAGATACCGCCGGATCTCAGCGGGCGGGTGATCGACCTGCTGCTTGAGTCCTCCGGCGGAGCCGACGGTGAGGCGTGGCAGCGGGAGCAGGAGGCGGAGCGGGTGCTGAACCGGCTGCACCTCGACGGGGAGTCCCGCTTCGAGTCCCTTTCCGGCGGCACCAAGCGGCGGGTGCTGCTGGCCCGGGCCCTGGTGAGCAGTCCGGACATCCTGCTCTTGGACGAGCCGACCAACCACCTTGATATCGAGACCATCGTCTGGCTGGAGGAGTTTCTGGTCAAGCAGATTCCCACCTGCCTGTTCGTCACCCATGACCGGGCCTTTGCCCGTCGTCTGGCCAACCGGGTGGCGGAACTGGACCGGGGACGGATCTATGCCTTCAATTGCGGGTACGACCAGTTTGTGGAGCGGCGGGAGGCGTTGCTGGAAGCGGAGATCACCCGTCAGGCCCTGTTCGATAAAAAACTGGCCCGGGAAGAGGCCTGGATCAGGCAGGGGATCAAGGCCCGCCGCACCCGGAATGAAGGACGGGTCCGGGCGCTGAAGGCGCTGCGGGAGGAACATCGTCGCCGCCGGGAGCGACAGGGAACCGCCCGGATACAGTTGCAGGAGGCCGAGCGCTCCGGCCGCTTGGTGATCGAGGCGGAGAACGTCGGCTTCAGCTACGGCGGCCGGCCGGTGATCCGCGACTGCAGCACCGCCATCATGCGGGGGGACAAGGTGGGGATCATCGGCCCCAACGGTTCCGGCAAGACCACCCTGCTGCGGCTGCTGCTGGGGGAGCTTGCCCCGCAGCAGGGGAGCGTGCGCCAGGGAACCCGGCTGGAAATTCTCTACATGGATCAGTTGCGGGAACAGCTGGACCCGAACAAGAGCGTGGCCGAGAACGTGGGCGAGGGAAACGATACCCTGGTGATCAACGGCTCATCCCGCCATATCATCGGCTATCTGCAGGACTTCCTCTTCTCGCCGGAGCGGGCCCGCTCGCCGGTTGCCATCCTTTCCGGCGGCGAGCGTAACCGGCTGCTTTTGGCCAAGCTGTTCACCAGGCCGGGCAACCTGCTGGTGCTGGACGAGCCGACCAACGACCTGGATGCGGAGACCCTGGAGCTGCTGGAGGACTTGCTGGTGGCCTACAGCGGAACCCTGCTGCTGGTCAGCCACGACCGGGAGTTCCTGAACAACGTGGTCGGCTCCACCCTCTCCATTGAAGCAGACGCTACGGTGCGGGAAACGGTGGGGGGGTACGACGACTGGCTGCGGGAGCGGGAATCGGCAACGGCAGGTGACGGTCCTGCCAAACCGGCGGCGGAAAAAGCAAAAACACCGAAGGAACGGCCCCGCAAACTCTCCTTCAAGGAGGAGCGGGAGCTGGAGGCGCTGCCGGACCGGATCGCCGCACTTGAGGAGGAGCAGGAGCGGATTCACGGCATCCTCGCCGACCCGGAGTTCTACCGCAGCGCCGGTGCCGAAGTGGCGGCATTGAACAGCAGGCTGGCGGAACTGGAAACGGAACTGCTGACGGCCTACGGCCGCTGGGAAGAGCTGGAGGCGCTACGGTAG
- a CDS encoding energy-coupling factor ABC transporter permease has translation MHMADALISPAVGGTMWAVSAAMIARCSSRIRTSGDDRTVPLMGVLGAFVFAAQMINFTIPLTGSSGHLGGGLLLAVLLGPAAAFLTIASVLVVQALFFADGGLLALGCNIFNLGFFPAFVAYPLLYRPLAGAVPSRIRLTGAAVVAAVAGLQLGAGAVVLQTTLSGISSLPFGPFLLLMQPIHLAIGVVEGLVTAAVLQFVRTARPELLGNATEPARSAGSLKPLLIAFVVATLLTGGLVSHFASEQPDGLEWSIAGVSGSEQLQGPEQGLHARLAALQEKIAPLPDYAFKKGGAAALPEARLGTSLSGIAGGVATLLLAMGAGFLVSRRKVPLKEPDALR, from the coding sequence ATGCATATGGCTGACGCCCTTATTTCGCCTGCTGTCGGTGGGACCATGTGGGCAGTGTCCGCTGCGATGATTGCCCGGTGTTCGTCGCGGATCAGGACGTCCGGCGACGACCGGACCGTGCCGCTGATGGGGGTACTGGGTGCCTTTGTCTTTGCCGCCCAGATGATTAATTTCACCATTCCGCTCACCGGCTCCAGCGGCCACCTGGGGGGAGGGCTGCTGCTGGCGGTGCTGCTGGGACCGGCGGCGGCCTTCCTGACCATCGCCTCGGTGCTGGTGGTGCAGGCACTCTTCTTCGCCGACGGCGGCCTGCTGGCCCTGGGGTGCAACATCTTCAACCTGGGATTTTTTCCGGCGTTTGTCGCCTATCCGCTGCTCTACCGTCCCCTGGCCGGAGCGGTACCGTCGCGGATCCGCCTGACGGGTGCGGCGGTGGTGGCCGCCGTGGCCGGTCTGCAGCTGGGCGCTGGCGCCGTGGTGCTGCAGACCACTCTTTCCGGCATTTCCTCCCTTCCCTTCGGCCCGTTCCTGCTGTTGATGCAGCCGATCCACCTGGCCATAGGCGTCGTGGAGGGGCTGGTCACCGCTGCCGTGCTGCAGTTCGTCCGTACCGCCCGGCCGGAATTGTTGGGCAATGCGACGGAGCCGGCCCGTTCCGCCGGATCGTTGAAGCCGCTTTTGATCGCCTTTGTGGTGGCCACCCTGCTGACCGGCGGCCTGGTTTCCCATTTCGCCTCTGAGCAGCCGGACGGCCTGGAGTGGTCCATCGCCGGGGTGAGCGGCAGCGAGCAACTGCAGGGGCCGGAGCAGGGGCTCCATGCCCGGCTTGCCGCTCTGCAGGAAAAAATCGCGCCGCTGCCTGACTATGCCTTCAAGAAGGGGGGTGCCGCCGCACTGCCGGAAGCACGTCTCGGCACCAGCCTGTCCGGCATCGCCGGGGGAGTGGCGACGCTGCTGCTGGCCATGGGAGCCGGCTTTCTGGTTTCCCGAAGAAAGGTGCCCCTGAAAGAGCCCGATGCGCTCCGTTGA
- a CDS encoding methyl-accepting chemotaxis protein: MNMLLEVYLALKVRTRIYLLGICYTFCIIFAVIAGRLLPISYVIASTALFVIAGGFFTALLFWSVNNALQRIQEYLKEMANGNLSQSISAKRNNEISAIIRSIEALQTAMRTIISGIRQTSDIVATSCNTLRQTAISIAEGTGNAASQTDSASQAASDMASVSSEISYSCDTMSTMAEEAQAVSHEGERIITGMAKTMSSIEVEMTGTTTAVKSLGSTSTRIGDIIATIGDIADQTNLLALNAAIEAARAGEQGRGFAVVADEVRNLAERTSVATREIQSIIDALQRDVGTVVASMEQSSDSVRAGGEAARLSCDAMNSIRDKISTLHSHVSQVAAATAQQSSSTQAISDNMHTISTVIHAAADGAERTRAASMELTSSSSELQQMVSRFRIN; this comes from the coding sequence ATGAACATGCTGCTTGAAGTCTACCTGGCACTGAAAGTCCGCACGCGTATTTACCTGCTGGGTATCTGCTACACCTTCTGTATCATCTTTGCCGTCATTGCCGGACGCCTGCTGCCGATCAGCTACGTCATCGCCAGCACGGCCCTCTTCGTCATTGCCGGTGGCTTTTTCACCGCCCTGCTCTTCTGGTCGGTCAACAATGCCCTGCAGCGGATCCAGGAATACCTGAAGGAGATGGCCAACGGCAACCTGAGCCAGAGCATCTCCGCCAAGCGCAACAACGAAATCAGCGCCATCATCCGCTCCATCGAGGCGCTGCAGACCGCCATGCGGACCATCATCTCCGGTATCCGCCAGACCTCGGATATCGTTGCCACCTCCTGCAACACCCTGCGCCAGACCGCCATCTCCATTGCCGAGGGGACCGGCAACGCCGCCAGCCAGACCGATTCCGCCAGCCAGGCAGCCTCGGACATGGCCTCGGTCAGCTCCGAGATCTCCTACAGCTGCGATACCATGTCGACCATGGCCGAAGAGGCCCAGGCCGTCTCCCACGAAGGGGAACGGATCATCACCGGCATGGCCAAGACCATGAGCAGTATCGAAGTGGAAATGACCGGCACCACCACGGCCGTCAAATCCCTGGGCTCCACCTCCACCCGGATCGGCGACATCATCGCCACCATCGGCGATATCGCCGACCAGACCAACCTGTTGGCCCTGAATGCCGCCATCGAGGCGGCCCGGGCCGGTGAGCAGGGCCGCGGTTTTGCGGTGGTTGCCGACGAAGTGCGCAACCTGGCGGAGCGGACCTCCGTGGCGACCCGGGAAATCCAGTCGATTATCGATGCCCTGCAGCGGGACGTGGGCACCGTGGTTGCCTCCATGGAACAGAGCTCCGACAGCGTCCGCGCCGGCGGCGAGGCGGCCCGGCTCTCCTGCGATGCCATGAACTCCATCCGCGACAAAATCAGCACCCTGCACAGCCATGTCTCCCAGGTGGCTGCCGCCACGGCGCAGCAGTCCTCCTCGACCCAGGCGATCTCGGACAACATGCACACCATCTCCACGGTCATCCATGCCGCGGCCGACGGCGCCGAGCGGACCAGGGCAGCCTCCATGGAGCTGACCTCCTCCTCCTCCGAATTGCAGCAGATGGTGAGCCGCTTCCGGATCAACTGA
- a CDS encoding molybdopterin-dependent oxidoreductase, translating to MAPQLRSVCPYDCPDTCGLLVTVENGRAVKVCGDPEHPVTRGLICPKMQQYERTVHSPRRLTTPLRRTGPKGSGQFAPITWEEAILAICNRWRALSAAFGADCILPYSYAGTMGLVQRNSGHPFFHKLGASRLARTICSPAKEAGWKAVMGDTPGLDPSDILESDLVILWGINAAATSIHTLRDAREAKKRGARLVAIDTYRTPTANHVDEAILIRPGSDGALALGMIHVMAAWGLLDRTFIAQQVSGFDELAATILPQCTPEATAAACGIPVEHVERLALVYARARAPFIRLGSGLTRYGNGAMNVRCITCLPAVVGAWQQPGGGLLCSTSTGGAFPLTQVTREDFLPDPPPRIINMNQLGNALTGLAERPIRALYVYHSNPAAITPDQNAVIRGLEREDLFTVVHERFMTDTARYADIVLPATSSLEHSDLYRSYGGYQAQRCAAVISPVGEAHSNWDTFCLLARGMGWDEPFFRQSADDLIDRLLDGENSWRDRETTDRLRAGETVLLTPPSSSRGPWLTPSGTIEIKNPREPEPLPRRLPTHAERDGYPLRLQPAVTPFALNSGFYEQDQLRERQDCMALLMHPADAAGRRLADGAPVVAFNSLGEVSFTLRVTGAVPPGTVVTEGVWWREFIPGERGVNALTSQRLTDRGEGSTLYDVVVEVRAARSDATGCNKYMTERLV from the coding sequence ATGGCGCCACAGCTTCGTTCCGTTTGTCCCTACGATTGCCCCGACACCTGCGGTCTGCTGGTGACGGTGGAAAACGGCCGCGCCGTGAAGGTCTGCGGCGATCCGGAGCATCCGGTCACCCGCGGTCTGATCTGCCCCAAGATGCAGCAGTATGAGCGGACTGTCCATTCCCCCCGACGCCTGACCACGCCGCTGCGGCGCACCGGTCCCAAGGGGAGCGGCCAGTTTGCCCCGATCACCTGGGAGGAGGCGATCCTGGCCATCTGCAACCGCTGGCGGGCGCTCAGTGCGGCCTTTGGCGCCGACTGCATCCTGCCGTACTCCTATGCCGGCACCATGGGGCTGGTGCAGCGCAACAGCGGCCACCCCTTCTTCCACAAGCTGGGGGCGTCGCGGCTGGCCCGCACCATCTGCTCGCCGGCCAAGGAGGCGGGCTGGAAGGCGGTCATGGGAGACACCCCCGGCCTTGATCCGTCGGACATACTGGAAAGCGACCTGGTGATCCTTTGGGGGATCAACGCCGCCGCCACCAGCATCCACACCCTGCGGGACGCCCGGGAGGCAAAAAAGCGAGGGGCACGGCTCGTGGCCATCGATACCTACCGCACCCCCACCGCGAATCACGTCGACGAAGCCATCCTGATCCGCCCCGGCAGCGATGGAGCACTGGCTCTGGGAATGATCCATGTCATGGCCGCGTGGGGACTGCTGGACCGGACGTTCATAGCGCAGCAGGTCAGCGGCTTCGACGAACTGGCCGCCACCATCCTGCCCCAGTGCACGCCGGAAGCAACGGCCGCAGCGTGCGGCATTCCGGTGGAACACGTGGAACGGCTGGCGCTGGTCTACGCCCGGGCCCGCGCCCCCTTCATCCGCCTGGGAAGCGGGCTTACCCGCTACGGCAACGGCGCCATGAACGTCCGCTGCATCACCTGCCTGCCGGCCGTGGTAGGCGCCTGGCAGCAGCCGGGCGGGGGGCTGCTCTGCAGCACCTCTACCGGTGGTGCGTTCCCGCTGACGCAGGTCACCCGGGAGGACTTCCTGCCCGATCCTCCACCGCGGATCATCAACATGAACCAGTTGGGCAACGCACTCACCGGCCTGGCCGAACGGCCGATCCGCGCGCTCTACGTCTACCACTCCAATCCCGCCGCCATCACGCCGGACCAGAATGCGGTCATCAGGGGCCTGGAGCGGGAGGATCTCTTTACCGTCGTACACGAGCGGTTCATGACCGATACTGCCCGCTATGCCGATATCGTGCTGCCGGCCACCTCCTCCCTGGAACATTCCGACCTGTACCGCAGCTACGGCGGCTACCAGGCCCAGCGCTGCGCCGCCGTGATCTCCCCGGTGGGGGAGGCCCACTCCAACTGGGACACCTTCTGCCTGCTGGCCCGGGGAATGGGCTGGGATGAACCGTTCTTCCGGCAGTCGGCCGATGATCTGATCGACCGGTTGCTGGACGGTGAGAATTCCTGGCGGGACCGGGAGACCACCGACCGGCTGCGGGCCGGCGAAACGGTACTGCTGACGCCCCCCTCGTCGTCGCGGGGCCCTTGGCTCACCCCGTCGGGAACCATCGAAATCAAGAACCCCCGGGAGCCGGAGCCGCTGCCGCGACGGCTGCCGACCCATGCGGAACGGGATGGTTATCCGTTGCGCCTGCAGCCCGCCGTCACTCCCTTTGCCCTCAACTCCGGGTTTTACGAACAGGATCAGCTGCGGGAACGCCAGGACTGCATGGCGTTGCTCATGCATCCTGCGGATGCCGCCGGGCGGCGTCTGGCCGACGGTGCGCCGGTCGTCGCGTTCAACAGCCTGGGCGAGGTTTCCTTCACCCTGCGGGTGACCGGGGCGGTCCCGCCCGGAACCGTGGTGACCGAAGGGGTCTGGTGGCGCGAGTTCATCCCCGGCGAGCGGGGGGTCAATGCCCTGACTTCCCAACGTCTTACCGACCGGGGCGAGGGAAGTACTTTGTATGACGTCGTCGTGGAGGTACGCGCCGCCCGATCCGATGCAACAGGTTGTAACAAGTACATGACAGAACGGCTTGTTTAA
- a CDS encoding glycoside hydrolase: protein MLVTSPSAEAASAYGVVRQAVPVYRSAAAAGGAVVADRCGQVRSLEFIALPGTPFRVMRDLGPTVEVTTPAYTPPAGVRLFVRSAFLEFSASELPPRPAPRPDAAKITETLRSAVGLPYVWGGNLRQGVEGRYRGLDCSGLLYEATNGFTPRNTSDLVSFGEPVAVAGLTAEQIAARLRPLDLIVWNGHLIVVLDRDSAIESILRCGAPGNGGVTITPLRQRLRHLLKQRSPADTWPPGGGTAQLFVVRRWFEGQY, encoded by the coding sequence GTGCTTGTCACCTCGCCGTCGGCAGAAGCTGCATCTGCCTATGGGGTGGTCCGGCAGGCAGTGCCGGTCTACCGTAGTGCCGCTGCTGCCGGTGGTGCTGTGGTCGCAGACCGGTGCGGCCAGGTCCGGTCCCTTGAGTTTATCGCACTGCCCGGAACTCCCTTCCGGGTGATGCGGGATCTCGGGCCGACAGTCGAAGTCACCACTCCTGCGTATACCCCTCCTGCGGGCGTACGCCTGTTTGTCCGTAGTGCCTTCCTTGAGTTCAGTGCATCGGAGTTGCCGCCCCGCCCTGCCCCTCGTCCCGATGCTGCGAAGATAACGGAGACACTCCGGAGCGCTGTCGGACTCCCCTATGTCTGGGGTGGCAATCTGCGGCAGGGGGTAGAAGGAAGGTATCGGGGGCTGGACTGTTCCGGCCTGCTGTATGAAGCCACTAACGGTTTTACGCCGCGCAATACCAGCGATCTGGTGTCATTCGGCGAGCCCGTGGCGGTGGCCGGCCTGACGGCTGAGCAGATTGCCGCTCGATTGCGGCCCCTGGACCTGATCGTCTGGAACGGCCACCTGATAGTTGTGCTCGATCGGGATTCGGCCATTGAGAGCATACTGCGCTGCGGTGCGCCGGGCAACGGCGGCGTGACGATTACTCCGCTCCGGCAGCGGTTGCGGCACCTGCTGAAGCAGCGCTCACCCGCCGATACCTGGCCGCCAGGCGGCGGCACGGCACAGCTGTTCGTTGTGCGGCGCTGGTTTGAGGGTCAATACTGA
- the greB gene encoding transcription elongation factor GreB, with the protein MTNLISAEGLQKLQDEFDRLWKVERPKVVQGVADAAAEGDRSENAEYIYGKKRLREIDRQLKHLGSRLKVLKVASPPANPHQVTFGCWVCYEDDEGNERCYQLVGADEFDVAAGKISIDSPVGQALLHKRVDDEVVIRRPSGTITAVITAISARRPLP; encoded by the coding sequence ATGACCAACCTGATTTCAGCGGAAGGACTGCAGAAGCTGCAGGATGAGTTCGACCGGCTCTGGAAGGTGGAGCGTCCCAAGGTGGTACAGGGGGTGGCCGACGCCGCCGCCGAGGGGGACCGCTCGGAAAACGCCGAGTACATCTACGGCAAGAAGCGGCTGCGGGAGATCGACCGCCAGTTGAAACATCTGGGCAGCCGGCTGAAGGTGCTGAAGGTTGCCAGCCCACCGGCCAATCCGCACCAGGTGACCTTCGGCTGCTGGGTCTGCTACGAGGACGACGAAGGAAATGAGCGTTGCTACCAGCTGGTGGGAGCGGACGAGTTCGACGTGGCCGCCGGCAAAATCAGTATCGATTCGCCCGTGGGACAGGCGCTGCTGCACAAGCGGGTCGACGACGAGGTGGTGATCCGCAGACCGTCCGGCACCATCACGGCGGTTATCACGGCCATCTCCGCAAGGAGACCCCTACCGTAG